The following proteins are co-located in the Acidimicrobiia bacterium genome:
- the gyrB gene encoding DNA topoisomerase (ATP-hydrolyzing) subunit B → MATEKPGQYKASEITVLEGLDPVRKRPGMYIGSTGPRGLHHLVWEVVDNAVDEAMAGYCTRIEVTLLADGGVRVADNGRGIPVDKHKVTKESALTTVLTTLHAGGKFDSGAYQVSGGLHGVGVSVVNALSVRLDAEVRRDGGAFFQTFEHGEPRAPVKKVGESKKTGTTISFWPSPVTFTETTEFNYQTIVGRLREMAFLNKALEIRLVDERGDEPVGETFLYKQGLIDFVKHLNASREPIHGRILQFEDSADQHELDVALQWTTGYTETVLTFANNINTHEGGTHEEGFRTALTRALNEFARAKGILKEKDDNLSGEDVREGLTAIISVKVREPQFEGQTKTKLGNTEIRSYVTKTMNRLIPEWLERNSAESRRIAEKCVSAQKARQAARKARDLTRRKTALESASLPGKLADCSSREASLSELFIVEGDSAAGPAKTGRDSEFQAILPIRGKILNVEKARLAKALQNNEVQGIITASGTGIGDEFDIEKARYHKIVILADADVDGAHIRTLLLTLFFRHLRGLIEAGFVYVAVPPLYRVKMGKQVIYLKDDAALETFMAENEGRKITPSRFKGLGEMNDNELWDTAMNPATRTLMRVEIDDAALADEMFTVLMGDDVQSRKSFIQQNAKDVRFLDI, encoded by the coding sequence GTGGCTACTGAGAAACCAGGGCAATACAAAGCGTCTGAAATTACGGTCCTCGAGGGTCTGGACCCGGTCCGTAAACGACCGGGTATGTACATCGGGTCGACCGGCCCACGCGGGTTACACCACCTCGTATGGGAAGTGGTCGACAATGCGGTAGACGAAGCCATGGCGGGTTATTGCACCCGGATCGAAGTGACCCTGCTTGCCGATGGGGGCGTTCGGGTCGCGGACAACGGCCGGGGGATCCCAGTTGACAAGCATAAGGTCACGAAGGAATCAGCCCTCACCACCGTTCTGACCACGCTTCATGCCGGCGGCAAGTTCGATTCGGGGGCGTATCAGGTTTCGGGCGGCCTTCATGGGGTGGGAGTCTCGGTCGTCAACGCGTTGTCTGTTCGTTTGGACGCCGAGGTTCGTCGGGATGGCGGCGCCTTTTTCCAAACCTTCGAGCACGGCGAGCCCCGGGCCCCGGTGAAGAAGGTGGGGGAGTCCAAGAAGACCGGCACTACGATTTCTTTCTGGCCGTCTCCGGTCACCTTTACCGAAACCACCGAGTTCAACTATCAAACGATCGTCGGCCGCCTTCGCGAGATGGCCTTCTTGAACAAAGCCCTCGAGATCCGCCTGGTTGACGAACGCGGCGACGAACCGGTCGGGGAGACGTTCCTGTACAAGCAGGGCCTCATTGACTTCGTCAAGCACCTCAACGCGAGCCGCGAGCCCATCCACGGTCGGATTTTGCAGTTCGAGGATTCTGCCGACCAGCACGAATTGGATGTCGCCCTCCAGTGGACCACCGGATACACCGAGACCGTCCTTACCTTCGCCAACAACATCAATACGCACGAGGGAGGAACCCACGAAGAGGGCTTCCGTACCGCCCTGACTCGCGCCCTGAACGAGTTTGCCCGGGCTAAAGGCATCCTGAAAGAGAAGGACGACAACCTCAGCGGTGAGGATGTTCGGGAGGGCCTTACTGCCATCATTTCGGTGAAGGTCCGCGAACCCCAGTTCGAAGGCCAGACCAAGACCAAGCTCGGCAATACCGAGATTCGCAGTTACGTCACCAAGACCATGAACCGGTTGATCCCTGAGTGGCTGGAGCGCAACTCTGCGGAATCCAGACGGATCGCCGAAAAATGCGTTTCGGCTCAGAAGGCCCGGCAAGCGGCTCGCAAGGCGCGCGATCTCACCCGCCGCAAGACGGCCCTCGAGTCTGCGTCGTTGCCTGGCAAGTTGGCGGACTGTTCCTCGCGAGAAGCGTCTCTGTCCGAACTCTTCATCGTCGAGGGTGATTCTGCGGCCGGTCCCGCCAAAACGGGCCGGGATTCCGAGTTCCAGGCGATCTTGCCAATTCGGGGCAAGATTCTCAACGTCGAAAAGGCCCGTCTTGCCAAGGCGCTTCAGAACAACGAGGTGCAGGGGATTATCACCGCCTCTGGGACCGGCATTGGCGACGAGTTCGACATCGAGAAAGCCCGGTACCACAAGATTGTGATTTTGGCCGATGCCGATGTCGACGGTGCCCACATTCGGACCTTGCTTCTCACGTTGTTCTTCCGTCATCTACGCGGTCTGATCGAGGCAGGCTTCGTGTACGTAGCCGTCCCTCCGTTGTATCGCGTCAAAATGGGAAAACAGGTGATCTACCTCAAAGACGACGCGGCCCTCGAAACATTCATGGCCGAGAACGAAGGCCGCAAGATCACCCCCTCCCGATTTAAGGGTCTTGGCGAGATGAATGACAATGAATTGTGGGACACGGCGATGAACCCCGCCACTCGCACCCTTATGCGCGTCGAGATCGATGACGCCGCGCTGGCCGATGAGATGTTCACGGTGCTCATGGGTGACGATGTGCAATCTCGCAAAAGCTTTATTCAGCAGAACGCCAAAGACGTTCGCTTCCTGGATATTTAG